A single Amphiprion ocellaris isolate individual 3 ecotype Okinawa chromosome 1, ASM2253959v1, whole genome shotgun sequence DNA region contains:
- the LOC111572897 gene encoding histone-binding protein RBBP7 isoform X3 has protein sequence MTHALEWPSLTVQWLPDVSRPEGKDCTVHRLVLGTHTSDEQNHLVIASVQVPNDDAQFDASHYDSEKGAEFGGFGSVSGKIEIEIKINHEGEVNRARYMPQNPCIIATKTPTSDVLVFDYTKHPSKPDPSGECSPDLRLKGHQKEGYGLSWNPNLSGNLLSASDDHTICLWDIGAGSKEGKIVDAKTIFTGHTAVVEDVSWHLLHESLFGSVADDQKLMIWDTRSNNMSKASHSVDAHTAEVNCLSFNPYSEFILATGSADKTVALWDLRNLKLKLHSFESHKDEIFQVQWSPHNETILASSGTDRRLNVWDLSKIGEEQSAEDSEDGPPELLFIHGGHTAKISDFSWNPNEPWVICSVSEDNIMQVWQMAENIYNDEEPDNTPASDLEAQGS, from the exons ACCAGAGGGGAAGGACTGTACTGTCCACAGACTGGTTTTGGGTACCCATACATCTGATGAGCAGAACCATCTTGTGATTGCAAGTGTCCAGGTACCAAATGATGATGCCCAGTTTGATGCCTCCCACTACGACAGCGAGAAGGGAG CAGAGTTTGGTGGATTTGGTTCTGTCAGTGGGAAAATAGAGATTGAGATCAAGATCAaccatgagggagaggtgaacCGAGCACGCTACATGCCCCAGAATCCCTGCATCATTGCCACTAAGACTCCCACCTCTGATGTGCTGGTCTTCGACTATACTAAACACCCATCGAAGCCTG ATCCAAGTGGGGAGTGTAGTCCTGACTTGAGGCTGAAAGGCCACCAGAAAGAAGGATATGGCCTTTCCTGGAATCCAAACCTCAGCGGCAACCTACTTAGTGCCTCTGATGACCAT ACCATCTGTTTATGGGACATAGGGGCTGGCTCAAAAGAAGGGAAGATTGTGGATGCCAAGACCATCTTCACTGGCCACACAGCAGTGGTGGAAGATGTTTCCTGGCATTTGCTCCATGAATCCCTGTTTGGCTCAGTTGCTGACGATCAGAAACTAATGAT ATGGGACACTCGGTCTAACAACATGTCTAAAGCCAGCCACTCAGTGGATGCTCACACTGCTGAGGTTAACTGTCTGAGCTTCAACCCTTACAGCGAGTTCATTCTTGCCACTGGTTCTGCTGATAAG ACTGTTGCATTGTGGGATTTAAGGAACCTTAAACTGAAGCTCCACTCCTTTGAGTCCCACAAAGATGAAATTTTCCAG GTACAATGGTCTCCTCACAATGAGACAATCCTGGCCTCCAGTGGCACTGACCGACGTCTCAACGTCTGGGATCTCAG TAAAATTGGGGAGGAGCAGTCTGCAGAAGATTCTGAGGATGGCCCACCAGAGCTTCTG TTCATCCATGGTGGTCACACAGCCAAGATCTCCGATTTCTCCTGGAACCCCAACGAACCCTGGGTCATCTGCTCAGTGTCTGAGGACAATATTATGCAAGTCTGGCAGATG GCGGAGAACATCTACAATGACGAGGAGCCAGACAATACCCCTGCATCAGACCTGGAGGCTCAGGGATCATAA